Proteins encoded within one genomic window of Plasmodium cynomolgi strain B DNA, scaffold: 1229, whole genome shotgun sequence:
- a CDS encoding hypothetical protein (putative) gives MSSIELPSEIFYHNLKTSYNKLGQYIHECDILHLLKTDDSQIMSICENLVQYLKSNYAKENEEHLNDQNCNLLSLWIYEQLFEHLEDSSNRVLITYANFQHMLSYVFTGDNKIQAIKCLRQLGQLGSLKNEWKKSKDLYDYCVDYDEIIKKASSSYEKCKEYEEYIQKKSPLYKEFDRLYIQAYKSENNDLYKKCKNYNPIIAIPKLECDKKNLAQEMSNAFLHNFLVKILILQKHLAMCYWE, from the exons atgTCTTCAATAGAATTACCATCAGAAATTTTCTATCATAATTTGAAAACTTCCTATAACAAATTAGGACAATATATTCATGAATGTGATATACTACATCTCCTAAAAACCGATGATTCACAAATTATGAGTATTTGTGAAAATCTTGTACAATATCTAAAAAGTAATTATGccaaagaaaatgaagaacattTGAATGACCAGAATTGTAACCTTTTAAGCCTTTGGATATATGAACAGTTGTTTGAACATTTAGAAGATAGTTCTAACAGAGTCCTTATTACTTATGCTAATTTTCAGCATATGTTAAGCTATGTTTTTACAGGTGATAATAAAATCCAAGCCATTAAATGCTTGCGTCAGTTAGGTCAACTTGgttcattaaaaaatgaatggaaaaagagTAAGGATCTTTATGATTATTGTGTCGATTATgatgaaattattaaaaaagctAGTTCTAGTTATGAAAAATGCAAGGAATATGAAGAATAcatccaaaaaaaatctccACTCTATAAAGAATTTGACAGATTATATATTCAAGCATATAAGAGCGAAAATAATGATTTATataagaaatgtaaaaattacaacCCGATAATAGCGATACCTAAATTAGaatgtgacaaaaaaaatttagcacAAGAAATGTCAAATGCA TTTCTGCACAATTTTCTGGTAAAAATTCTAATTCTACAAAAACATTTGGCAATGTGTTACTGGGAGTAG